A genomic region of Arachis hypogaea cultivar Tifrunner chromosome 5, arahy.Tifrunner.gnm2.J5K5, whole genome shotgun sequence contains the following coding sequences:
- the LOC112802512 gene encoding 3-oxo-Delta(4,5)-steroid 5-beta-reductase has product MSWWWAGAIGAAKKKFEDDEPPRSFQSVGLVIGVTGIVGNSLAEILPLADTPGGPWKVYGVARRPRPSWNADHPIEYIQCDISDPNDTQSKLSALTDVTHIFYVSWTRRPTEAENCEVNGAMLRNVLQAVIPNAPNLRHVSLQTGGKHYLGPFELFGKIPPHEPPFTEDLPRLKAPNFYYTQEDILYEETQTKDGVSWSVHRPQVIFGFSPYSLMNMVGTLCVYAAICKHERVPLRFPGTKSAWEDYTTASDADLIAEQHIWAAVDAYARNEAFNCSNGDVFKWKHLWKVLAEQYGITEYGFDEGSERLKLSEMMRDKGPVWDEIVKENQLLPTKLEEVADWWFVDAMFGGAGLLDSMNKSKEHGFFGFRNSKNSFISWIDKTRAFKIVP; this is encoded by the exons ATGAGTTGGTGGTGGGCTGGAGCTATCGGTGCTGCCAAG AAAAAATTCGAAGACGACGAACCTCCGCGAAGCTTCCAGAGCGTGGGTCTGGTCATCGGCGTCACCGGCATAGTCGGCAACAGCCTCGCCGAGATTCTCCCTCTCGCCGATACCCCCGGCGGTCCATGGAAGGTCTACGGCGTTGCCCGGCGGCCCCGTCCATCCTGGAACGCCGATCACCCAATCGAATACATCCAGTGCGACATCTCCGATCCCAACGACACCCAATCGAAGCTCTCCGCCCTAACAGACGTCACACACATCTTCTACGTCTCATGGACTAGACGCCCCACCGAAGCCGAGAATTGCGAGGTTAACGGCGCCATGCTCAGGAATGTCCTCCAAGCCGTTATCCCCAACGCCCCCAATCTCCGCCACGTGTCCCTCCAGACTGGTGGCAAGCACTACCTAGGTCCCTTCGAGCTCTTCGGCAAGATCCCACCCCACGAGCCGCCCTTCACGGAGGATCTGCCGCGACTCAAGGCCCCCAATTTCTATTACACTCAGGAAGACATCTTGTACGAAGAGACGCAGACGAAGGACGGTGTTTCTTGGTCGGTTCACCGGCCGCAAGTGATCTTCGGATTCTCACCTTACAGCTTGATGAACATGGTGGGAACCCTGTGCGTGTACGCGGCGATTTGCAAGCACGAGAGGGTTCCGTTGAGATTCCCTGGAACCAAATCGGCGTGGGAGGATTACACGACGGCGTCGGATGCTGATTTGATCGCGGAGCAGCATATATGGGCGGCGGTGGACGCGTACGCGAGGAACGAGGCGTTCAATTGCAGCAACGGGGATGTGTTCAAGTGGAAGCATCTGTGGAAGGTGCTGGCGGAGCAGTACGGGATCACCGAGTATGGCTTCGATGAGGGTTCCGAGAGACTCAAGTTGTCGGAGATGATGAGGGATAAGGGCCCTGTGTGGGATGAGATTGTTAAAGAGAATCAGCTTCTTCCCACCAAACTTGAAGAGGTTGCTGATTGGTGGTTTGTGGATGCGATGTTCGGTGGCGCTGGCCTTTTGGATAGCATGAACAAGTCCAAAGAGCATGGCTTCTTCGGTTTCAGGAACTCCAAGAATTCCTTCATTAGCTGGATTGATAAGACCAGAGCTTTCAAGATTGTGCCTTGA